The DNA sequence AAGATCAAAAAATGCAAAAGGCTTCCAGAAGTACGGAATACCTTTATCGAACCAGTGATAAAAAACTGCAGAACAGAAAGATACTTTTAATAAAATACCGTACGGTATTAAATTCTCATTCTTTTTTGGATTTACAGCAATTTGAAAGAACATGATACCAAAAATGATCAGCAATAAAGCCGGGAAATGTATATATCCAACATGATTGGGTCTGGTCACCTCATAAATATCAAATATTTTCACTGGAAACATTAAAAAATATAAACCCAGCAACCCATCGTAAAGTCCACCTATCACAAATAGCAATGAAACAAGCTTAAAACTCTTCATATTACCCTCCTTATTTGCCGTTACGAGGATTTTTATAAAATCCGTGGCAATCTTTTTTACGTTTTAGTTCGAACATAAAGCCCGACCTTACGGGCACGACGGACACTGAATATACTCATGTCTAATCCTGTAATATTTTATCCGTTATAAAATAATTTCACTCTTAATATGCTAATTATTTGAGCCTTAGTCAAGAAAACAAAAAGTAAATTTAATACGCTCAACCAAATATTTATGTTTTTAATTTATAAATAAAACGAGTTTATTTCTATGGACTTTATACCTGTATTTTCTTATTATATTAGTCTGAAAATAATTAACATAGTGCTTACAATGAAAATTAAAACGATCATCAGAATATCAAATAATTATTTCAAGAATAAAAAGCGGTTTAAACTTCATGTTTTCATAGTATTTCTTCTAATGTTCTTTATGCTGTTCTTTTTGATCACTTTTTCTTCAACATTCCATAAAACAATAAGAAAAATATTCAGCACTGAAAGTAATACCTTTATCACAATTGTTCCTAAAGAGATTGATCTTGCATACATTAAGATTAATACACCATCGATCTTGGGTAAAGGTTTATTGTCCGATAAAGATGTTGAATATTTCAAAGAGCTTAAAGGTGTTAAGCAAGCCAGTCCAACTTATAGTTTAGAAGCCCCATCATTTTTAAAAGGCAGATTCTTTGAAATGGAATATGGATCAGATCTATCAGTATTTGGAGAAGAAAGACCGTTTTCGGATAAATGGTACAATAAGGATGATATAAATACGGTAAGAGCAATTGTATCTTCAAAACTTCTTGATATTTACAACTCCAGTTTTGCTCCTGCAAATGACCTGCCCAAGCTTTCAGAAAAGATAGTTGTCGGCAGAAAGTTAAAACTTACAATGGGAAAAAACAGTTTTGCAGAATCAGGTAATTCAATTTCGACTTCTGTTATCATAATAGGTATGGATTCAAAT is a window from the Candidatus Delongbacteria bacterium genome containing:
- a CDS encoding ABC transporter permease — its product is MKIKTIIRISNNYFKNKKRFKLHVFIVFLLMFFMLFFLITFSSTFHKTIRKIFSTESNTFITIVPKEIDLAYIKINTPSILGKGLLSDKDVEYFKELKGVKQASPTYSLEAPSFLKGRFFEMEYGSDLSVFGEERPFSDKWYNKDDINTVRAIVSSKLLDIYNSSFAPANDLPKLSEKIVVGRKLKLTMGKNSFAESGNSISTSVIIIGMDSNVEFLGITLPAVILKKIAKEINTPVTISSIKLFFETSAEMINATKEISSEGYQIKENENDIFRTLNNYLSRIDIILFLPIIFILVIIFIFIQNQLKYMLLNLKKEMGIQIAMGVYYHDVIKIWLFQYTKFIISGMIVGGSSAFLTVKFLTNSYTDKIISNMIQLEYNVEIFLISSIVIIVLTLVYMYFKILSFFRKNSIVQLMTKE